In one Epinephelus moara isolate mb chromosome 6, YSFRI_EMoa_1.0, whole genome shotgun sequence genomic region, the following are encoded:
- the LOC126391605 gene encoding histone-lysine N-methyltransferase ASH1L-like isoform X1 → MDQRVKGGTPPTTTLDPTSASEDSEVAEKKRRGEGENGDVGEKEEEKRGAGKKREGDKGAVLELLIEGRCGSAGQQQLQISGRETSCPEGNVRLRIGLQAKRTKKPPKILESYVCKPTIRTYQRQGRGGLVKGDGDGGPQNKTSSAPVEATRDQRSGLDAVQTTSKLTASAASPPLASSSSSSSSSSQPVSSSSTFTTASTTASVPAITSQGTKSAKQVPIKLADKTEVNSNGSSERVKKEKPPSVNGQPVSAGHKPCSPTTDQTASTTPSAACIQAPSASDTRNEGKTSKKHNGLVQTTKQKGLSNGKGSGDILGTSTASKSKAGKHSTSSSASSMDSSTRPPASTSSHKEQSIKSKPDSPSSPSVNSKPQSSPTVDVSSAQSQDQDPSLEKKKDRERKAKKEKRKDKKSKRDRLEAERAKSEGRKEEGKKKKKEKGKDGKSRHGKEKDERHRTDDTWRDELKIERGKAETKRDKLSPDRQKTEDNKCGETADGGKLDKTCKVVNPGRADEIEKTDDSCKPVKQAEPATGDTSKSKEQDVSRHSTVPPSHPSSSAPPFLPTPSARAPVSPPSSPQEQDSRPLKKRKARRPSWTKLVHRAQRAENQEAPSDSQHNPLLSFPQNPKTSLPAKATIQQTDESHPAPSSSLTSSSSPLSAATKPPSPKQSHPTSDSSPPASRCPLTPARKRGRPKSHSSSLDEPPPRLSPSAVPTEVPLLGCDGVQKAPVLEPSPKLQCAAQSKSSPKKRGRPPKRPLPEDQSGDALNRTDRGKDFHPPEKGNRQLKIRRLINEMKKRKKRRLHKVMLSGYVGKEGREGQAADGETSLRMCKSIEATTVHTLSALSSSFGSKLGPQINVSKRGTIYMGKRRGRKPKAQTANSNSQSATQSSLFTNPSETSLFSSNQPQPPPSHPFPSPSLTHSSGAQSPYSEGSLTEPTSSLLFPHTFSLPSPSSSCTSPRPPSSSSLSPFVKKSCPCQGRHHFPFHQSSCKLSCPTPPLHHTPGSPGHLKEATPSPRSESHSEETLPSDSGIGTDNNSVSERAEMRGVRGMLRLGQGSGVTLGSQRHPSSLVDRPSPVSSPLSLMPRHTNPIGNSTSAERHRERHRHRRRDYDCSSSCTCMCPCPCPGHNKCTQSDYYSCLGHNALKRQKNKHKKKHQQLHMQDPEFLAELEDLIGQFSEVHIGRRSWARTGLGQGFDGSGNAAGGRRHHSSSHSLRSNIFRINLNGFYSPHPSSYSANPSFSPQPFYPCQPVHCNRKPDRRQCGCPSKFQETIENMGFYSSYPPATTLYHHLPSSYPLPSPHQYAPHQPHHAHFLLNPARFHRRRSRLLREGALGGEVDGDIGGGSGGGPHLSSGFTSGLSCGCGRSEHKHKHKHRHRHCERDLDDEEELHEDEEEDGMEREGLASSKPRSGFILGQGEGGRKGARGMGSMLSKESSWLCENGSDSFSSAAAAATSSSSSAERYKHTSLTSLGLGSSHLSSFGGSWGGLGQSWSKFGGLGGTGFGNSTPSWRGFTGEQHTGRQIASDGEDEDGEDDSHLYRTSPSPTHTNLFTSAAMATGGRGLRSGLAGRNPGSGDRSWRRDEPAWTERREAGLQGDSRSRGQQKSVPTPDGVAGKNKRRPGRPRKHPLPSTASSPTHSSAAPSMSSPDLLPGHSRDGRELGGRKDERGPERDKGGDSVQQVTELELQAKRKRGRKRKHGDSPCHQSVAEDKPECDTPPECFSQPDVEQAPSQPVTIQREERADGPPRKKFLRAGLYSDDYKTTDPPSQVQQLCRESMEYTPGEHEYSLLPAPIHVGKYLRLKRIHFQLPYDVMWLWQNNQLQKQPAVPLKRKRRYCRMKERTVSSHQSAEESASDITSLFPHLDMEPLTGSERSFVVKHHVFLVRNWELVRDRQIRLRIERERERDAEAEERDSQRPSCDGANGDDSHIKSDQQVGVEVTVISSDPHHQSQDTSSSLTASPCPTKTQNRHEEEGEEEKRGEEEVCSREQRRKRLNDLLSTLQHS, encoded by the exons ATGGACCAGAGAGTGAAGGGGGGAACCCCTCCAACCACAACTCTGGACCCCACCTCTGCATCCGAAGACTCTGAAGtggcagagaaaaagaggaggggTGAGGGGGAGAATGGAGATGTAggggaaaaggaggaggagaaaagaggagcagggaagaagagagagggagataagGGGGCAGTGCTGGAGCTGCTCATCGAGGGGCGCTGTGGAAGCGcagggcagcagcagcttcagatCTCTGGCAGGGAGACCAGCTGCCCCGAGGGGAATGTGCGACTCCGAATTGGACTCCAGGCCAAGCGCACCAAGAAACCACCCAAGATCTTGGAGAGCTACGTCTGCAAGCCCACCATCAGGACCTATCAGAGACAAGGCAGGGGGGGACTGGTAAAGGGGGATGGAGACGGAGGACCGCAGAACAAAACCAGCTCTGCTCCAGTCGAGGCAACCAGAGATCAACGCTCAGGCTTGGATGCTGTCCAGACCACATCCAAACTAACTGCATCTGCTGCCTCACCACCACTtgcatcgtcatcatcatcatcatcatcatcttcgcAGCCAGTGTCGTCATCATCAACATTTACCACAGCTTCCACGACAGCCTCAGTCCCTGCCATTACCAGCCAAGGGACCAAGTCAGCCAAACAG GTTCCTATCAAACTGGCCGATAAGACAGAGGtgaattcaaatggctcatcagAGAGAGTGAAGAAAGAGAAGCCTCCTAGTGTCAATGGCCAGCCTGTCTCTGCAGGACACAAACCCTGCTCGCCCACAACAGACCAGACAGCTTCAACTACCCCTTCTGCTGCGTGCATCCAAGCCCCGTCTGCATCGGACACCAGGAACGAAGGCAAGACCTCCAAGAAACATAATGGTTTggtgcaaacaacaaaacagaaggGACTGTCCAATGGGAAAGGCTCCGGCGACATCCTTGGCACTTCCACCGCGTCGAAAAGCAAAGCTGGAAAACACagcacttcctcctctgcttcctccaTGGACTCCTCTACAAGACCTCCAGCCTCCACCAGCTCTCATAAAGAACAGTCCATTAAGAGTAAGCCAgattctccttcctctccttcagtCAACTCTAAACCACAGTCCTCCCCCACTGTGGATGTCTCCTCTGCCCAATCCCAAGATCAGGATCCCTCtttagagaaaaagaaagacagagagaggaaagcaAAAAAGGAGAAACGGAAAGACAAAAAATCAAAGCGAGACAGATTGGAGGCCGAAAGAGCAAAGAGTGAGGGCAGAAAGGAGGAaggcaagaagaagaaaaaggagaaaggGAAGGATGGGAAATCAAGGCATGGAAAAGAAAAGGATGAAAGACATAGGACTGATGATACATGGAGGGATGAACTAAAGATTGAAAGAGGAAAGGCTGAGACAAAGAGGGACAAGCTTAGCccagacagacaaaaaacagaggATAATAAATGTGGTGAGACAGCTGATGGTGGTAAACTGGATAAAACCTGTAAAGTAGTGAATCCAGGCAGAGCAGATGAGATAGAAAAGACGGATGACAGTTGCAAGCCAGTTAAACAAGCTGAGCCAGCAACAGGTGacaccagtaaatcaaaagaaCAAGACGTCTCAAGACATTCAACTGTGCCTCCAAGCCACCCCTCTTCTTCTGCTCCTCCCTTCCTGCCCACTCCCTCTGCCCGTGCCCCCGTCTCTCCCCCTTCTTCCCCCCAAGAGCAGGACAGCCGCCCGCTCAAGAAACGTAAAGCCAGACGGCCCAGCTGGACCAAGCTGGTGCACCGGGCTCAGAGGGCGGAAAATCAGGAAGCCCCTTCAGATTCCCAACATAATCCTTTACTAAGTTTCCCCCAGAACCCCAAGACATCCCTTCCTGCCAAGGCCACTATCCAGCAGACTGATGAGTCACACCCAGCTCCGTCTAGCTCCTTAACCAGCagctcctcccctctctctgctgcAACCAAACCTCCATCCCCAAAGCAGAGTCACCCCACATCAGACTCTAGCCCCCCTGCTTCCAGATGCCCCCTAACCCCTGCCCGAAAAAGGGGCCGCCCTAAATCCCACAGCTCTAGCTTAGATGAACCTCCCCCTAGACTTTCTCCAAGCGCTGTCCCAACTGAGGTGCCTCTTCTGGGGTGTGACGGAGTTCAGAAAGCCCCTGTGCTGGAGCCAAGTCCCAAACTGCAGTGTGCTGCTCAGTCTAAATCCAGCCCCAAGAAGCGTGGCCGTCCTCCCAAACGACCCCTCCCCGAGGACCAGAGTGGAGATGCACTGAATCGCACTGACAGGGGTAAAGATTTTCATCCTCCTGAGAAGGGGAACCGGCAGCTAAAGATCAGGAGGCTGATTAACGagatgaagaaaagaaagaagaggagacTTCACAAGGTAATGCTGTCGGGGTATGTGGGAAAGGAGGGAAGGGAAGGCCAGGCAGCAGATGGTGAGACCTCTCTAAGAATGTGTAAATCGATAGAGGCTACAACAGTACACACACTCTcagctctgtcctcctcctttGGGAGTAAACTGGGCCCTCAGATCAATGTGAGCAAGAGAGGGACCATCTACATGGGCAAGAGGCGAGGACGCAAGCCTAAAGCCCAAACAGCTAATTCCAACTCCCAGAGCGCCACTCAGTCGTCGCTGTTTACCAATCCCTCTGAAACATCTCTCTTCTCATCTAACCAACCCCAGCCTCCTCCCTCCCACCCATTTCCCTCCCCATCTCTCACCCACTCCAGTGGGGCCCAGAGCCCCTATAGTGAaggcagcctcacagagccaacATCCTCCCTACTTTTTCCTCATAccttctccctcccttccccatCATCCTCCTGTACCTCCCCTcgtcctccctcctcctcatccctctctccctttgTGAAGAAGAGTTGTCCATGCCAGGGAAGGCATCACTTCCCCTTTCACCAGTCTTCATGTAAGCTCTCCTGTCCCACCCCACCGCTGCATCACACACCCGGCTCTCCTGGCCATCTGAAAGAGGCCACTCCCTCCCCCAGGAGTGAGTCACACAGCGAGGAGACGCTGCCTAGCGATAGTGGGATTGGAACGGATAACAACAGTGTTTCCGAACGAGCGGAGATGAGGGGAGTTCGAGGCATGCTCAGGTTGGGTCAGGGTTCAGGAGTGACTCTGGGGAGTCAAAGGCACCCCTCCTCTCTTGTGGACCGTCCCTCTCCTGTCTcttcacccctctctctcatGCCCAGACACACAAACCCCATCGGCAACTCTACTTCTGCGGAGCGGCACAGAGAAAGACACAGGCACAGGCGAAGGGATTACGActgttcctcctcctgcacTTGCATGTGCCCATGCCCCTGCCCAGGACACAACAAGTGCACTCAATCGGACTATTACTCTTGCCTTGGGCACAATGCactgaagagacagaaaaataagcATAAGAAGAAGCACCAGCAGCTGCACATGCAGGATCCAGAGTTTCTGGCTGAGCTAGaggatctgattggtcagtttaGTGAGGTCCATATCGGACGGCGAAGCTGGGCCAGGACGGGGCTTGGACAGGGCTTTGATGGGAGTGGGAATGCTGCTGGAGGAAGGCGTCATCACTCCTCCTCCCATTCTCTCCGCTCCAACATCTTCAGGATCAATCTGAATGGCTTCTACTCTCCTCACCCTTCATCTTACTCTGCTAATCCCTCCTTCTCCCCCCAACCTTTCTACCCCTGCCAGCCTGTGCATTGCAACAGGAAGCCAGACCGCAGGCAATGTGGTTGCCCGTCAAAGTTCCAGGAGACCATCGAAAACATGGGCTTTTACAGCAGCTATCCCCCGGCCACGACACTTTACCACCACCTCCCTAGCTCCTACCCGCTTCCCTCTCCACACCAGTATGCACCCCATCAGCCCCATCatgcccacttcctcctcaACCCCGCCCGATTCCACAGGCGGAGGAGCAGGTTGCTGAGGGAGGGAGCTTTGGGGGGAGAGGTCGATGGAGATATAGGAGGAGGCAGTGGAGGAGGCCCACACCTCAGCTCAGGGTTCACGTCTGGCCTCTCCTGTGGCTGTGGGAGGAgcgaacacaaacacaagcataaACACCGTCACAGGCACTGCGAGCGGGACTTGGATGACGAGGAGGAGTTACacgaggatgaggaggaagacgGAATGGAGAGGGAGGGGTTGGCCAGTTCAAAGCCAAGGTCAGGGTTCATTTTGGGgcaaggagaaggaggaaggaaaggGGCAAGAGGAATGGGGAGTATGCTGTCTAAAGAATCATCTTGGTTATGTGAGAATGGAAGTGATTccttctcctctgctgctgctgctgccacatcATCGTCATCTTCAGCAGAGAGGTACAAACATACATCTCTCACCTCCCTGGGGCTGGGCTCCTCTCACCTGTCTTCATTTGGAGGAAGCTGGGGCGGCCTGGGCCAGAGCTGGTCAAAATTCGGGGGCCTGGGAGGCACAGGATTTGGAAATTCAACTCCCAGCTGGAGAGGCTTCACTGGGGAGCAGCACACAGGCAGGCAGATTGCATCAGACGGAGAGGACGAAGACGGCGAGGACGACTCGCACCTGTACAGAACGTCCCCGTCTCCGACACACACCAACCTGTTCACATCcgctgccatggcaacagggGGGAGGGGTCTGAGGAGTGGATTGGCTGGTAGGAATCCAGGAAGTGGAGACAGGTCATGGAGGAGAGATGAGCCAGCGTGGACCGAGAGGAGGGAAGCAG GTTTACAAGGTGACTCAAGAAGCCGGGGGCAGCAGAAAAGTGTGCCAACGCCAGACGGTGTGGCggggaaaaacaaaagaaggcCAGGGCGGCCCAGAAAGCACCCACTGCCCTCCACTGCATCCTCCCCCACGCACTCATCTGCAGCTCCCTCCATGTCATCACCCGACCTCTTGCCAGGACACAGCAGAGATGGGAGAGAACTGGGAGGGAGGAAAGACGAAAGAGGGCCAGAGAGAGATAAAGGAGGCGACTCGGTGCAGCAGGTGACGGAGCTGGAGCTGCAGgccaagaggaagagaggacgGAAGAGAAAACATGGTGACTCTCCTTGTCATCAGAG TGTTGCTGAGGACAAACCCGAGTGTGACACGCCCCCTGAGTGTTTTAGCCAACCAGATGTCGAGCAGGCTCCATCCCAACCAGTAACCAtccaaagagaggagagagcagacGGTCCTCCCAGGAAGAAGTTTCTGAGGGCGGGTCTTTACTCTGATGATTACAAAACTACAGA CCCGCCCTCCCAAGTCCAGCAGCTGTGCAGAGAGAGTATGGAATACACACCAGGGGAGCATGAATACAGCCTTTTACCTGCTCCCATACACGTTG GGAAGTACCTTAGGCTGAAGCGGATTCATTTCCAGTTACCCTATGATGTTATGTGGCTGTGGCAGAACAATCAG CTTCAAAAGCAGCCTGCTGTCCCCCTGAAGAGGAAGCGACGTTACT GCCGGATGAAGGAAAGGACTGTATCCTCTCATCAATCAGCG GAGGAGAGTGCTAGTGACATCACCAGCCTGTTTCCTCACCTCGACATGGAGCCTTTGACCGGCAGTGAGAG GAGCTTTGTGGTGAAACACCACGTTTTCCTCGTAAGGAACTGGGAGCTCGTGCGAGACAGACAGATCCGACTGAGGAtagagagggagcgagagagagacgcagaggcagaggagagggaCTCACAACGCCCGTCCTGTGATGGAGCCAATGGGGACGACAGCCACATCAAGTCAG ATCAGCAAGTGGGGGTGGAGGTGACGGTTATCAGCAGTGACCCCCACCATCAGAGTCAGGACACCTCCAGCTCGCTCACTGCCAGCCCCTGT CCCACCAAAACCCAGAACAGacatgaggaggagggagaggaagaaaaacgaGGGGAGGAAGAAGTCTGCAGCAGAGAACAGAGGAGGAAACGGCTGAATGATTTACTTTCGACCCTGCAGCATTCATAA
- the LOC126391605 gene encoding histone-lysine N-methyltransferase ASH1L-like isoform X2: MDQRVKGGTPPTTTLDPTSASEDSEVAEKKRRGEGENGDVGEKEEEKRGAGKKREGDKGAVLELLIEGRCGSAGQQQLQISGRETSCPEGNVRLRIGLQAKRTKKPPKILESYVCKPTIRTYQRQGRGGLVKGDGDGGPQNKTSSAPVEATRDQRSGLDAVQTTSKLTASAASPPLASSSSSSSSSSQPVSSSSTFTTASTTASVPAITSQGTKSAKQVPIKLADKTEVNSNGSSERVKKEKPPSVNGQPVSAGHKPCSPTTDQTASTTPSAACIQAPSASDTRNEGKTSKKHNGLVQTTKQKGLSNGKGSGDILGTSTASKSKAGKHSTSSSASSMDSSTRPPASTSSHKEQSIKSKPDSPSSPSVNSKPQSSPTVDVSSAQSQDQDPSLEKKKDRERKAKKEKRKDKKSKRDRLEAERAKSEGRKEEGKKKKKEKGKDGKSRHGKEKDERHRTDDTWRDELKIERGKAETKRDKLSPDRQKTEDNKCGETADGGKLDKTCKVVNPGRADEIEKTDDSCKPVKQAEPATGDTSKSKEQDVSRHSTVPPSHPSSSAPPFLPTPSARAPVSPPSSPQEQDSRPLKKRKARRPSWTKLVHRAQRAENQEAPSDSQHNPLLSFPQNPKTSLPAKATIQQTDESHPAPSSSLTSSSSPLSAATKPPSPKQSHPTSDSSPPASRCPLTPARKRGRPKSHSSSLDEPPPRLSPSAVPTEVPLLGCDGVQKAPVLEPSPKLQCAAQSKSSPKKRGRPPKRPLPEDQSGDALNRTDRGKDFHPPEKGNRQLKIRRLINEMKKRKKRRLHKVMLSGYVGKEGREGQAADGETSLRMCKSIEATTVHTLSALSSSFGSKLGPQINVSKRGTIYMGKRRGRKPKAQTANSNSQSATQSSLFTNPSETSLFSSNQPQPPPSHPFPSPSLTHSSGAQSPYSEGSLTEPTSSLLFPHTFSLPSPSSSCTSPRPPSSSSLSPFVKKSCPCQGRHHFPFHQSSCKLSCPTPPLHHTPGSPGHLKEATPSPRSESHSEETLPSDSGIGTDNNSVSERAEMRGVRGMLRLGQGSGVTLGSQRHPSSLVDRPSPVSSPLSLMPRHTNPIGNSTSAERHRERHRHRRRDYDCSSSCTCMCPCPCPGHNKCTQSDYYSCLGHNALKRQKNKHKKKHQQLHMQDPEFLAELEDLIGQFSEVHIGRRSWARTGLGQGFDGSGNAAGGRRHHSSSHSLRSNIFRINLNGFYSPHPSSYSANPSFSPQPFYPCQPVHCNRKPDRRQCGCPSKFQETIENMGFYSSYPPATTLYHHLPSSYPLPSPHQYAPHQPHHAHFLLNPARFHRRRSRLLREGALGGEVDGDIGGGSGGGPHLSSGFTSGLSCGCGRSEHKHKHKHRHRHCERDLDDEEELHEDEEEDGMEREGLASSKPRSGFILGQGEGGRKGARGMGSMLSKESSWLCENGSDSFSSAAAAATSSSSSAERYKHTSLTSLGLGSSHLSSFGGSWGGLGQSWSKFGGLGGTGFGNSTPSWRGFTGEQHTGRQIASDGEDEDGEDDSHLYRTSPSPTHTNLFTSAAMATGGRGLRSGLAGRNPGSGDRSWRRDEPAWTERREAGLQGDSRSRGQQKSVPTPDGVAGKNKRRPGRPRKHPLPSTASSPTHSSAAPSMSSPDLLPGHSRDGRELGGRKDERGPERDKGGDSVQQVTELELQAKRKRGRKRKHGDSPCHQSTVC, encoded by the exons ATGGACCAGAGAGTGAAGGGGGGAACCCCTCCAACCACAACTCTGGACCCCACCTCTGCATCCGAAGACTCTGAAGtggcagagaaaaagaggaggggTGAGGGGGAGAATGGAGATGTAggggaaaaggaggaggagaaaagaggagcagggaagaagagagagggagataagGGGGCAGTGCTGGAGCTGCTCATCGAGGGGCGCTGTGGAAGCGcagggcagcagcagcttcagatCTCTGGCAGGGAGACCAGCTGCCCCGAGGGGAATGTGCGACTCCGAATTGGACTCCAGGCCAAGCGCACCAAGAAACCACCCAAGATCTTGGAGAGCTACGTCTGCAAGCCCACCATCAGGACCTATCAGAGACAAGGCAGGGGGGGACTGGTAAAGGGGGATGGAGACGGAGGACCGCAGAACAAAACCAGCTCTGCTCCAGTCGAGGCAACCAGAGATCAACGCTCAGGCTTGGATGCTGTCCAGACCACATCCAAACTAACTGCATCTGCTGCCTCACCACCACTtgcatcgtcatcatcatcatcatcatcatcttcgcAGCCAGTGTCGTCATCATCAACATTTACCACAGCTTCCACGACAGCCTCAGTCCCTGCCATTACCAGCCAAGGGACCAAGTCAGCCAAACAG GTTCCTATCAAACTGGCCGATAAGACAGAGGtgaattcaaatggctcatcagAGAGAGTGAAGAAAGAGAAGCCTCCTAGTGTCAATGGCCAGCCTGTCTCTGCAGGACACAAACCCTGCTCGCCCACAACAGACCAGACAGCTTCAACTACCCCTTCTGCTGCGTGCATCCAAGCCCCGTCTGCATCGGACACCAGGAACGAAGGCAAGACCTCCAAGAAACATAATGGTTTggtgcaaacaacaaaacagaaggGACTGTCCAATGGGAAAGGCTCCGGCGACATCCTTGGCACTTCCACCGCGTCGAAAAGCAAAGCTGGAAAACACagcacttcctcctctgcttcctccaTGGACTCCTCTACAAGACCTCCAGCCTCCACCAGCTCTCATAAAGAACAGTCCATTAAGAGTAAGCCAgattctccttcctctccttcagtCAACTCTAAACCACAGTCCTCCCCCACTGTGGATGTCTCCTCTGCCCAATCCCAAGATCAGGATCCCTCtttagagaaaaagaaagacagagagaggaaagcaAAAAAGGAGAAACGGAAAGACAAAAAATCAAAGCGAGACAGATTGGAGGCCGAAAGAGCAAAGAGTGAGGGCAGAAAGGAGGAaggcaagaagaagaaaaaggagaaaggGAAGGATGGGAAATCAAGGCATGGAAAAGAAAAGGATGAAAGACATAGGACTGATGATACATGGAGGGATGAACTAAAGATTGAAAGAGGAAAGGCTGAGACAAAGAGGGACAAGCTTAGCccagacagacaaaaaacagaggATAATAAATGTGGTGAGACAGCTGATGGTGGTAAACTGGATAAAACCTGTAAAGTAGTGAATCCAGGCAGAGCAGATGAGATAGAAAAGACGGATGACAGTTGCAAGCCAGTTAAACAAGCTGAGCCAGCAACAGGTGacaccagtaaatcaaaagaaCAAGACGTCTCAAGACATTCAACTGTGCCTCCAAGCCACCCCTCTTCTTCTGCTCCTCCCTTCCTGCCCACTCCCTCTGCCCGTGCCCCCGTCTCTCCCCCTTCTTCCCCCCAAGAGCAGGACAGCCGCCCGCTCAAGAAACGTAAAGCCAGACGGCCCAGCTGGACCAAGCTGGTGCACCGGGCTCAGAGGGCGGAAAATCAGGAAGCCCCTTCAGATTCCCAACATAATCCTTTACTAAGTTTCCCCCAGAACCCCAAGACATCCCTTCCTGCCAAGGCCACTATCCAGCAGACTGATGAGTCACACCCAGCTCCGTCTAGCTCCTTAACCAGCagctcctcccctctctctgctgcAACCAAACCTCCATCCCCAAAGCAGAGTCACCCCACATCAGACTCTAGCCCCCCTGCTTCCAGATGCCCCCTAACCCCTGCCCGAAAAAGGGGCCGCCCTAAATCCCACAGCTCTAGCTTAGATGAACCTCCCCCTAGACTTTCTCCAAGCGCTGTCCCAACTGAGGTGCCTCTTCTGGGGTGTGACGGAGTTCAGAAAGCCCCTGTGCTGGAGCCAAGTCCCAAACTGCAGTGTGCTGCTCAGTCTAAATCCAGCCCCAAGAAGCGTGGCCGTCCTCCCAAACGACCCCTCCCCGAGGACCAGAGTGGAGATGCACTGAATCGCACTGACAGGGGTAAAGATTTTCATCCTCCTGAGAAGGGGAACCGGCAGCTAAAGATCAGGAGGCTGATTAACGagatgaagaaaagaaagaagaggagacTTCACAAGGTAATGCTGTCGGGGTATGTGGGAAAGGAGGGAAGGGAAGGCCAGGCAGCAGATGGTGAGACCTCTCTAAGAATGTGTAAATCGATAGAGGCTACAACAGTACACACACTCTcagctctgtcctcctcctttGGGAGTAAACTGGGCCCTCAGATCAATGTGAGCAAGAGAGGGACCATCTACATGGGCAAGAGGCGAGGACGCAAGCCTAAAGCCCAAACAGCTAATTCCAACTCCCAGAGCGCCACTCAGTCGTCGCTGTTTACCAATCCCTCTGAAACATCTCTCTTCTCATCTAACCAACCCCAGCCTCCTCCCTCCCACCCATTTCCCTCCCCATCTCTCACCCACTCCAGTGGGGCCCAGAGCCCCTATAGTGAaggcagcctcacagagccaacATCCTCCCTACTTTTTCCTCATAccttctccctcccttccccatCATCCTCCTGTACCTCCCCTcgtcctccctcctcctcatccctctctccctttgTGAAGAAGAGTTGTCCATGCCAGGGAAGGCATCACTTCCCCTTTCACCAGTCTTCATGTAAGCTCTCCTGTCCCACCCCACCGCTGCATCACACACCCGGCTCTCCTGGCCATCTGAAAGAGGCCACTCCCTCCCCCAGGAGTGAGTCACACAGCGAGGAGACGCTGCCTAGCGATAGTGGGATTGGAACGGATAACAACAGTGTTTCCGAACGAGCGGAGATGAGGGGAGTTCGAGGCATGCTCAGGTTGGGTCAGGGTTCAGGAGTGACTCTGGGGAGTCAAAGGCACCCCTCCTCTCTTGTGGACCGTCCCTCTCCTGTCTcttcacccctctctctcatGCCCAGACACACAAACCCCATCGGCAACTCTACTTCTGCGGAGCGGCACAGAGAAAGACACAGGCACAGGCGAAGGGATTACGActgttcctcctcctgcacTTGCATGTGCCCATGCCCCTGCCCAGGACACAACAAGTGCACTCAATCGGACTATTACTCTTGCCTTGGGCACAATGCactgaagagacagaaaaataagcATAAGAAGAAGCACCAGCAGCTGCACATGCAGGATCCAGAGTTTCTGGCTGAGCTAGaggatctgattggtcagtttaGTGAGGTCCATATCGGACGGCGAAGCTGGGCCAGGACGGGGCTTGGACAGGGCTTTGATGGGAGTGGGAATGCTGCTGGAGGAAGGCGTCATCACTCCTCCTCCCATTCTCTCCGCTCCAACATCTTCAGGATCAATCTGAATGGCTTCTACTCTCCTCACCCTTCATCTTACTCTGCTAATCCCTCCTTCTCCCCCCAACCTTTCTACCCCTGCCAGCCTGTGCATTGCAACAGGAAGCCAGACCGCAGGCAATGTGGTTGCCCGTCAAAGTTCCAGGAGACCATCGAAAACATGGGCTTTTACAGCAGCTATCCCCCGGCCACGACACTTTACCACCACCTCCCTAGCTCCTACCCGCTTCCCTCTCCACACCAGTATGCACCCCATCAGCCCCATCatgcccacttcctcctcaACCCCGCCCGATTCCACAGGCGGAGGAGCAGGTTGCTGAGGGAGGGAGCTTTGGGGGGAGAGGTCGATGGAGATATAGGAGGAGGCAGTGGAGGAGGCCCACACCTCAGCTCAGGGTTCACGTCTGGCCTCTCCTGTGGCTGTGGGAGGAgcgaacacaaacacaagcataaACACCGTCACAGGCACTGCGAGCGGGACTTGGATGACGAGGAGGAGTTACacgaggatgaggaggaagacgGAATGGAGAGGGAGGGGTTGGCCAGTTCAAAGCCAAGGTCAGGGTTCATTTTGGGgcaaggagaaggaggaaggaaaggGGCAAGAGGAATGGGGAGTATGCTGTCTAAAGAATCATCTTGGTTATGTGAGAATGGAAGTGATTccttctcctctgctgctgctgctgccacatcATCGTCATCTTCAGCAGAGAGGTACAAACATACATCTCTCACCTCCCTGGGGCTGGGCTCCTCTCACCTGTCTTCATTTGGAGGAAGCTGGGGCGGCCTGGGCCAGAGCTGGTCAAAATTCGGGGGCCTGGGAGGCACAGGATTTGGAAATTCAACTCCCAGCTGGAGAGGCTTCACTGGGGAGCAGCACACAGGCAGGCAGATTGCATCAGACGGAGAGGACGAAGACGGCGAGGACGACTCGCACCTGTACAGAACGTCCCCGTCTCCGACACACACCAACCTGTTCACATCcgctgccatggcaacagggGGGAGGGGTCTGAGGAGTGGATTGGCTGGTAGGAATCCAGGAAGTGGAGACAGGTCATGGAGGAGAGATGAGCCAGCGTGGACCGAGAGGAGGGAAGCAG GTTTACAAGGTGACTCAAGAAGCCGGGGGCAGCAGAAAAGTGTGCCAACGCCAGACGGTGTGGCggggaaaaacaaaagaaggcCAGGGCGGCCCAGAAAGCACCCACTGCCCTCCACTGCATCCTCCCCCACGCACTCATCTGCAGCTCCCTCCATGTCATCACCCGACCTCTTGCCAGGACACAGCAGAGATGGGAGAGAACTGGGAGGGAGGAAAGACGAAAGAGGGCCAGAGAGAGATAAAGGAGGCGACTCGGTGCAGCAGGTGACGGAGCTGGAGCTGCAGgccaagaggaagagaggacgGAAGAGAAAACATGGTGACTCTCCTTGTCATCAGAG CACTGTGTGCTAA